ctatCGGCGGCATCGAATACGCCAGAATTGTCGCCGGGCATCTCACCGACGCTCCCACAGCAGTTGTTCCCACCTCAGTTCGGCGGCCCACCACCGTTCGACGGCCCACCGCGGCCATAAACTAGTTTATTTCAATATTTATGGACTTGTGAACTTCtggatatgtatttgtgaaCTTCTGGATATGTTGTGAACTTGCAGGACTTTGCATTGGACTTCTGGATGTGTTTGAAGTTATTTGTGGCTAGTTGTGATATATAGTGCATGTGATGTTTGTTGTGATATATATGTGATATGTAATGCCTATGATATATATGTTGTGATATGTGATCCTTTATacgtgaaaaacaaaaaaaaggatttgtttggtcactttgccgtgtgccagggactaggcacacggcaaagtgaccatatGGCCAGCCCTGGACAccaagttcgccgtgtgcctaggcCGTGCACACGACGAACTGACcatagttcgccgtgtgcccttgGTAAGGGCAAACGCCGTGCACACGGCGAACTGACcatagttcgccgtgtgcccttgGTAAGGGCAAACGGCGAATCTGGCAGCATTGGCGTGTGCCTGCCatctgggcacacggcgaatctGGCAGTGTTGCCGTGTGCCTGCCGtccgggcacacggcgaatatGGGAGCGTTGCCGTGTGCCTGCCGtctgggcacacggcgaatctGGGAGCATTGCCATGTGCCTGCCGtccgggcacacggcgaacagccGCCGACGCCGTCAGCTGGCCGTGACGGCGTCTGCCCGCTTTTTTTTCGCCGTGCGCCTATATATACACACGGCGaaaaggtttgccgtgtgcccgacttttggcacacggcaaacaaggtCTTTGCCGTCCCCGTGGCTGCCGTCCGCGCTTTGCAGTCGGCCACCGTCGGCGaagtcttcgccgtgtgcctaccgtgtcttcgccgtgtgcccgaggcacacggcgaactccgGTTGTGGTGGTTTCTTGCTTCTAACGTCTCCTTCCGAAGGGGCCTAATGGATAATCCTAACTGTCTATGCTTATCCATTGATTACTAATTAATTAACTCTAAATAATCCTAATAAGTTAAACGCGAACAAAGATGGTGATGATAAAGCAAAACAAAGGACATGTCATCTCAGTGTCAAAACCTATAGTGTCCATACCGCCACATATAAAAAGAACACCCAACAAACCGCTAAAGGCCTTCTTTGATTTGTTTTTCCCAAATAATTAAGAGGGATCGAGGCTGCCATAAATTTCCCCAAAAGACCTATAGGGCATTGGTACATGTAGAGCTGCAGAGATATACGATTCTTTTGCTTAGGCCATTATATGATGTGGCAAAGGATTAACGAGGAGAGATGAAATGGACGGTTACCAACTCTTTATGAGTTTTAAAATTAAGGGAAATTTGTCTGTGGCACATCTCCAAATGGTGAATTTGTGCACAGCACACTCCACTCTTTGAAATTGTGCACAGCACACTCCAATCTTTGAtttttgtctccaacacaccGCAGCACATAAAAAGACTTCTTTGCCCTTGCAAAaaccgggcccacccgtcagctctctccctctcctccttcctcctccgcctcatCCAGGAGTGGTGCGTCGCGCACCGCTCCATGGGCGTCGAGCGCATCCCCACGCCCAAGCACGCCCACGCCCAAGCAGCCCGGGCCTCCCTGCGCTCCGCAGGCTCCGGGCGCTCGCCAGGGCGCTCCCTCGACGCCGCCTTCGCCTCCGGGGCCGCCGACGAGCTCCAAGCCGAGGCCATGGCCGTGCTCGCGCTCGTCGGCCTTGGGGAGGCCGAGGCCGCCGAGGTCGTGGCCCgggaggaccaggtcgctaggcTCGGcaagctcctcgccgccgccggcccgctcgAGGCCAGGGTCAACACGGGCGCCATCGTCGAGGCCGCCGGGGAGAAGGCCCACGCGCGTGCCGTCCGCGTCGGGATCCGGGGCCTCTTCGCGCTCTGCCTGGCCAAGGAGAACCGGGCCCGCGCGGTGGCCGTCGGCGCCGCGTCCGCGCTCGCCCGGCGCGTGGCGGaggacggcgccgccggggagccCGAGCGCGCGCTGGCGGCCGTGGAGCGGCTGTGCCGCGCcgagggcggccgcggcgccgtggTCGCCGGGGCTGggggcgggctggcggcggtggcggcgctggtgcgCGCCATGTCCGGGTGCGCGGCGGAGCACGCGGCGGGCGCGCTAGTGGCCGTGGTGGGCGGGTCGGAGGCGCTGCAGGTGGAGGCGGTCCGGGCGGGCGCCatgaggcggaggaggaaggaggagagggagagagaggacggGTGGGCTCGGTTTTTGCAAGGGCAAAGAAGTCTTTTTATGTGCTGCAGTGTGTTGGAGATAAAAATCAAAGAATGGAGTGTGTTGTGCACAATTTCAAAGTGTGGAGTGTGCTGTGCACAAATTCACCATTTGGGGATGTGCCACAGACAAATTTCCCTAAAATTAAATGTGATGAGAGCCTATGAAATAGCAAACGTAAAATAGTGCACCGTGGAGTgagttttatttatgtttttttttatgcGGCAATTTTGAAAATAACAAAAAGGAACCACCCATTATGATTGGCCTTACCATGTGTATGTTGGCCAGAGTTACGATTTATAGTTGGATACACAAGCGTGTTGTTGTGTTCCGACCAACAGTTGAGCTTGAGCGCCCTCCCCTTGTTTTCCCACCATTCTTCCAAACTTAGAGGCTCTGGAGCTGCCGCCACTCTGTCTATTTCACCAGTttcttcctcccctcccctggGCTCTCTCCCTTCCCTTGGCATGCACGCCATTTTTAGCTCCTCGTTTCGCTCCTCAATCGTCTCCGATCCCTTCCGACAAACCACGAGCACCACCCAGTTCCCAGCTCTGATCGTCCCCCGGCGGAACGCGCCCCGTTCCGCCGCTGCAGTGCCATGCGCCTGCCGCCGCTGCGGAGGACGAAGCACGGGAGGAGAGGCAGCGACCACACCGCAGGAGGCTCtgatcgccgtcgccgccgcagcccgcccGATGGGCAACGTCTGCGTCGGCAACCGCTTCTCCAAGAACCGCTTCTTCGGCCACTTCTCGCTCTGGCCCGCGCGCTCCCGCTCCACGGGCACGCCCTCCAACCCTACCACCACCTCCCGCTCTGTCCCCGTCGTCCAGGTCCAGCCCAGCGAGTCCGACGCCaagccgtccccgccgccgccgaccgccgctccAGCCCCCATCGTCATCTCCGAGCCGGGACCGGCGCCCCTTCCCCAGCCGCAgccgacaccgccgccgcccagccaaCCCGACCCGTCACCGCCCCCAGCGTCACAATCACAACcaccgcagccgcagcagccgccgccgcaggcccggCAGCAGTCGCGGAAGAAGGCGGCGCACATCAAGCGCATCTCCAGCGCCGGGCTGCAGGTGGAGTCGGTTCTCCGGCGCAAGACCGAGAACCTCAAGGACAAGTACAGCCTGGGTCGAAAGCTCGGGCAGGGGCAGTTCGGCACGACGTACCTGTGCGTCGACAAGGGCAACGGCCGGGAGTACGCGTGCAAGTCCATCGCCAAGCGGAAGCTggtgaccgacgaggacgtggaGGACGTGCGGCGGGAGATCCAGATCATGCACCACCTGGCGGGGCACCCCAACATCATCGCCATCCGCGGCGCGTACGAGGACGCCGTCGCGGTGCACGTGGTCATGGagctctgcgccggcggcgagctcttcgaccGCATCGTGCGCCGGGGCCACTACACGGAGCGGCAGGCGGCCGAGCTGGCCAGGGtcatcgtcgccgtcgtcgagtCGTGCCACTCGCTCGGGGTCATGCACCGCGACCTCAAGCCCGAGAACTTCCTCTTCATCGGCAACGACGAGGACTCGCCGCTCAAGACCATCGACTTCGGCCTCTCCATGTTCTTCCGACCAGGTACCTAGCTATTAGCTAGGTGCATacttacatatatatatatatatatatgtatatatatactatatatgtatgtatgttatTGGTAGGCGAGGAGTTCACGGACGTGGTGGGGAGCCCGTACTACGTGGCGCCGGAGGTCCTGAAGAAGCACTACGGGCAGGAGGCGGACGTGTGGAGCGCGGGCGTGATCATCTACATCCTGCTCTGCGGCGTGCCGCCCTTCTGGGCGGAGACGGAGCAGGGCATCTTCGAGCAGGTGCTGCACGGCTCGCTGGACTTCGACTCCGACCCGTGGCCCAGCGTCTCCGACAACGCCAAGGACCTGCTCCGCCGGGTGCTCATCAGGGACCCCAGCAAGCGCCTCACCGCGCACCAAGTCCTCTGTgagtactactactactactactatacCATTGCTGTATGTGCTGCTTGCTCTGCCTGCTGTGCTGGTGTGCGCGCCATGGCTGATCGAGCTCCTCCACCGGCCGGCTCGATCGCAGGCCACCCGTGGCTGCAGACCATCGGCTCGGTGCCGGACAAGCCGCTGGACTCGGCGGTGCTCTCACGGCTGAAGCAGTTCTCGGCCATGAACAAGCTCAAGAAGATGGCCCTGAGGGTGAGCTTGCTGTTCCTTCCCTGTTGTGTGAATGTGAAAATTGAATGATATATGTTTGAGTAGATGACATTGAATTTGATCTTGAATGTGGGTGCAGGTGATCGCCGAGAACCTGTCGGAGGAGGAGATCGCCGGGCTCAAGGAGATGTTCAAGATGATGGACACCGACAACAGCGGGCAGATCAACTTCGAGGAGCTCAAAGCTGGACTTGAGAGGGTCGGAGCCAACATGAAGGAGTCGGAGATCTATCAGCTCATGCAGGCTGTAAGTTTATTCTGCTTCTTTCTTCTTTcaggcatgcatgcatatgtAACCTCAACAAAGTTCTGATATCTTTTTCCGGCATTATATTATCGCAGGCTGACATTGACAACAGTGGCACCATAGATTACGGAGAGTTCATAGCAGCCACGCTGCACCTCAACAAAGTTGAAAAGGAGGACCATCTTTTCGCCGCCTTCCAGTACTTCGACAAAGATGGCAGTGGATACATCACGGCTGATGAGCTGCAGCAAGCGTGCGACGAGTTCGGCATAGAAGATGTCCGGCTTGAAGACATGATCGGCGAAGTGGATCAAGACAACGTATGATTCATAATTTGATCCTGAAAAGCTCTATTAAGCATGACGCATTATTCGTGAGCCTGATTCTTATGAATTTGTTTTGATCGATCTTTCCTGCAGGATGGGCGCATAGATTACAATGAGTTTGTTGCGATGATGCAGAAATCGACTGGCGGCTTTGGCAAGAAAGGCCACCAGTACAACCTTAGCATTGGGTTTAGGGATGCCTTGAAGCAGGCACATAGCTGACAATGTTGTAGTGTTGCACTTAAGCATGCTCTCTGTACTATGTGAAATGGTGCTGTGCATACGTGTTGTAAATGTAAAGGAAACCCGGGTTCTCAATTAATTCATAGGAGATTCGTTAACTGTTGATGTCTTGCTTTTTTGTTCTTAGTAGTTTATTTAAAAGAAATACATCATGGTGAACTGGCACCAGCTTGGGACATGACAACATTGGTATTCCACGTTTCCTCAAACGAAACATGGATTCCACTTCAATCCAGATAAGATATAACCACACTTTGTAGTTTTCGCCAAGTGATAGTGAAACTGAACTTCAATTTGCTACCATATTTGATCCGACCAATCATTAGGATCAATTTATTTTATCTGACAAAAtagcttttgttttttttctattttgtggGACAAGTTTTTTTTGTCCTTAAGGTTCTTCAATTTTTTCTTTTAGCTAGGTTTTGGCGGTGCATGATAATTTGGATCCTCATCTCCAAGAGTGCCCAATAAATTCCTCCAATAATCAGTTTTGGGTGAAAAACTGAAAAACAAAGGTCCAACAGTGCCCAATATCCGTTCCCAATTTTTGGCGTGGCCAATAATGGAGCAATTCTGAGCCAAATTTGACTTTCTCTCTGCACCCCCAATCCTTccgtgagaaaaaaaaaagggccaCGTGGAGAGGAGATGGAGGGGCAAGGAGGTGCCATGCCCTTTTTTCTCGCGAGAAATAAAAGTGTTGGCCCAGCTTACGttacttttttttagatttggAAAATATTTAAGGCACTATTGGAGAGGTGGGTGTTTTCTATGCCCAAAATCCTTTTAGCAAGGTCCCAATACATATTTATTGGGTCTAAAAAATTAgacactcttggagatgctcttaaatTGATGGTAAtgcaatttttctatttttcaacAATATTTTAATTTCTGCAAAAACTTTTGTGGACAAAGAAAGTTTTATTTATTGATTTTGAAAGAATTACATCGAGGTGATTGGTGGGGCAGATACCCATCTTCTCACATGGCAGATCTCGAGCCGTCGGATCAGCATCGGAGGGCAAAGACTCGCAcgatattttcatttttttttattcCTGCAGGTGAGGGTAATGAAAATATGAACAGATACAGCTTTTGGCTAGCACGCATATGATGCCACTAGTCTTTCAAACACCCATTGTGCTTTATCTGCAGTATGGCAATTCAAACAGTAGTAGTAATAAACTGGGTACTACCACAAAGGCTTCATTGTAAGCTTTGTATCAActggatgaaaaaaaaaacaagaacaaaaaTCACAGTGCTAGTTTATAACCCTGACTTCCCAAGGGAAGGCATTTGGCATCATCGCCCACAAGAATAACCAAATGAAACTCAGTCCAAAATTTGATCTTATAAGTATTAACCTGCTATCTGGTTACATTAGCTGAGCGCACAAGATCTATGACCACTGCATATGAAGGGATAACCATGGATGGATGTCCCTGGTGTTCATGCTGATGAGATTCAACCTTCCCAGCATTGTGTCGAATCAAACATGGCAGTAGTGCCAGTCGGCTTCTGTGCCCCAAAAATCTTTTGCGTCTGCTGAAAATAAGCAAGGGTGAGCTTCCTCTGTGAATTGTCAAGATTTGTGGTAAGGGCGTGTCACATCATATCTTCCTGATACCTCTCAAGCTTACACATGCCACCATGTGTTGCTAAGGAGAATTATGAGGGACAAGCCCTACGGACTCGAGCGATTCTGCTTATGCCTTGAGGGTGTGGTGGTATATATAAGACCAAATGTGGAAATGTGCTTGACAAGGGGTAGTGAGAACGGGAACAGTGGGATGAAGTTATACTCAGCCATATCGGCCCGATCGCCCCGCGACGAAGCGCGGCCAGTGACCTCTTCGGCCCGACATGGCGCGCCACGGCCCAGCCTTCGCCCAGGGACCAGCACTCcatttttgcaaaatgtggaGGCCAAGGGCGGACACAGGGTTCGGAGAGGGGATGGCTAACCAACCCAGCTACTTCACTTCATCGGTATTTATTTCTGACTTTGCTATGTATCCTTAGCACGGCACAGAACCAGTTCTTGGGATTCAAAATTCACTAGCTAGCTTGTTGGACTTCGGCCACACTGCCACTTTGGGCTAAGGATGATTCCCTTCGTTTGGGATCACGGGGCCAAACCTTTTTGCCTTCGGTTTAGCCACTTTGATGGCTCCGGAAAGGCAGGCTAGAGCTTTCCGAGTGCTCCACTTTAGTGGGCTTCGGTCATGAACCACTAGCAAAAATTTATACCTTCGGTTGATTGCCTCTTTTTCTTGGCAGCAACCAGCTAAAGCAGTCTAGGAATAAATTTAATGCGCCATCGGTAGGTAAAATAGATGCTTCAAGTAACTGAGCTAACCCATGGGCAAGCCATTGCTTTCTCGCAAAGTAATTTTTCTAATCATTTCACGCATATTTTTTCTCCTCGCTTGGGGAGGGATCGGTGAATGTTACACTGTGAAACAGCTTCAGTCTCACCGAAGGGAAAAAGTTCACATCGTTAGAGCTAACCCGTCGAAGCATCTCATACTTTGCTATttctcaatatatatatattttgttaTTATATACAAAAGCTATCTGGACTGACCATGCACAGGAAAACTTTTGATTGTCTTCGCTGATTATGGGCTTCAGCATTTCCATGATCACTGGGCTTCGGCATTTTTACATCAACTGGGCTTCCAATAATTAGTAACATAAATGATATTTCTTattattctttattcatttcTAGAGCAGAAAATGGCT
The nucleotide sequence above comes from Panicum virgatum strain AP13 chromosome 3K, P.virgatum_v5, whole genome shotgun sequence. Encoded proteins:
- the LOC120699495 gene encoding calcium-dependent protein kinase 27-like, whose translation is MHAIFSSSFRSSIVSDPFRQTTSTTQFPALIVPRRNAPRSAAAVPCACRRCGGRSTGGEAATTPQEALIAVAAAARPMGNVCVGNRFSKNRFFGHFSLWPARSRSTGTPSNPTTTSRSVPVVQVQPSESDAKPSPPPPTAAPAPIVISEPGPAPLPQPQPTPPPPSQPDPSPPPASQSQPPQPQQPPPQARQQSRKKAAHIKRISSAGLQVESVLRRKTENLKDKYSLGRKLGQGQFGTTYLCVDKGNGREYACKSIAKRKLVTDEDVEDVRREIQIMHHLAGHPNIIAIRGAYEDAVAVHVVMELCAGGELFDRIVRRGHYTERQAAELARVIVAVVESCHSLGVMHRDLKPENFLFIGNDEDSPLKTIDFGLSMFFRPGEEFTDVVGSPYYVAPEVLKKHYGQEADVWSAGVIIYILLCGVPPFWAETEQGIFEQVLHGSLDFDSDPWPSVSDNAKDLLRRVLIRDPSKRLTAHQVLCHPWLQTIGSVPDKPLDSAVLSRLKQFSAMNKLKKMALRVIAENLSEEEIAGLKEMFKMMDTDNSGQINFEELKAGLERVGANMKESEIYQLMQAADIDNSGTIDYGEFIAATLHLNKVEKEDHLFAAFQYFDKDGSGYITADELQQACDEFGIEDVRLEDMIGEVDQDNDGRIDYNEFVAMMQKSTGGFGKKGHQYNLSIGFRDALKQAHS